The Halorubrum salinarum genome segment GATCGACTGGTAGCTCTCGAATCCGTTGTCCACGAGCTTGTCCGCGGTCGCCGGGCCGACGCCGGGGAGGTCCTCGAGTTCGTCTTCAGGCATGTACCCGGTCCTTGTTCGCCATCGGGTATAAAGACTGGTTTACACCCGAGTGAAAGTGAAACGGACGCGGCGAGTCCGCTCGCTCGCGGTCCGCTCGCTCTCGCACGGACTCGCCGGAGCGGACGCGCCGACCGGCCGGTGAAACTGGTCGGCGGGGCGCCGCCGCGGCGGGTGCGCGCCTCCGCCGTCGCCGCCGCGAAAAGGACGCTATGCCGGCCGACGCGGTCTCAGAAGCCGACGCGGCGGACGTAGTCGAGGTCGCGGATCTCCACGAGCAGGTCGCCGGACAGGTCGGCGTCGGTGATCACGTACAGCTTCGGGTCGTCGGTGAACTCGGGGTCCTCGCTCAGCACCTGTCGGATCGAGACGCCGCGGTCGGCCAGGATTCCGGTCACCTCGGCGACGATCCCGGCCTCGTCGGCGGCCGCGACCTCGATGGTGAGCACCGTGAGGTCCAAGACGGGAGCGAGATCCATCAGGCTCGGCACCGACGAGATGTTGGTGAAGATGCGCTTCAGCTCGGGGTCGGCCAGGATCGCGTCCGTCGTCGAGTCGACGACGCGGCGGTCGACGTCGAGCTCGCGCGCGATGCCGGTGTACGGGATCTCGATCCCGCCGGAGACGACCCGGCCCTCCTCGTTGACGGAGAAGCCGCGCTCCAGGAAGAGCCGGATCACCGCCTGCTGGCTGGGTGACCCCTCGAACTTCTCGAGGATCTCGTCGAACATTCGTTGCTACGGATCCGCGGGACGAGGGGTTAAAAAACGGGGTTCCGTCGCGGCGGTCAGTTCGCCATCGCCGAGTAGACGCCGCCGAGGACCGCGCCGTAGACGACGTGGCCGACGAGGCTCTCGACGCCGATGTTCGGCAGCGGAGGCGCGCCCGCGAAGCCAACGGCGCCCAGCCAGATCGGCATCACGACAACGGCGAGCGCGACCCACACGACGAGGCCGTAGCCCGCGCCGGCGCCGACACCTGTCCCGATCGAGTCGCCGAGAGCGGGTCTCAGACTCGTGATCGCGACGAATCCGAGACCGATGATCGCGCCGTGAGACACGTGGATCACCCAGCCGAGGGCGCCGGCGGGCCCCGCGATGCCGTACATCGCCGGGATCCCCATCTCGAGGACGCCGGGCGTCAGTATCGACATCATCGCGCCGAAGACGAGCGCTCCGACGATGCCGCCCGTTACGCCCGCTTGCCAGTGTCCGGTCTCGGTCGGTACGTCGGTCGCCGTCGCAGTTTCTGTCGCCATGTCACTCCTGAGGTGGGCAGAAAACCGGTAATAGCTGCCGGAATAATGCGATTCGCTCGCACCGGCCCCAAAGATATATATACTTATTGAAGCCTCTGGTATGGACTAAATCCGGTTCGTCCCCGCCGGACCACTTCCGCCCCGCCACCCCACCCCTTTTGCCCGATGGCGCCGAACCCCACCCCGTGTCAGAGTCGCCGCACCTGCGGTTCTTCCCGTACGAGGAGCCCTACCCGAACCAGCGCGAGGCGATGGACAGGGTCGCCAACGCGCTGGACCGGGGGCAGGACGTGCTGTTCGAGGGCGCGCCCGGGACGGGCAAGACGCTCTCCGCGCTCGTGCCCGCCCTGGAACACGCCCGCGAGCACGACCGCACGGTCGTCATCACGACCAACGTCCACCAGCAGATGCGGCAGTTCGTCGAGGACGCCCGCGCCATCACCCGCGAGGAACCCATCCGCGCGGTCGTCTTCAAGGGGAAGTCGTCGATGTGCCACATCGACGTCGACTACCAAGAGTGTCAGACCCTCCGGGACACCACCCGCGAGATGGTCGAGACGGAGTCGGACGTCCGCGAACTGGAGTCGCGACAGCGCGAGCTGTTAGCCGAGAGCCGCGAGGGCGACGCGGGCGCCGCGGAGGCCCGCGAGGCGATCATGGACGAGCTCGACGAGCTTGAGGCCGAGCTCGACGAGTACGAGGCCGCGAACGTCTGCGAACACTACCGGAACAACCTCACCCGCGACACCGACGAGTTCTTCGGGTGGCTGTTCGAGGACGTCCGAACGCCCGAGGACGTGTACGCGTACGCCGACGAGCGCGAGCTGTGCGGCTACGAGCTGCTGAAGGAGGGGATGGAGGGCGTCGACCTCGTCGTCTGTAACTACCACCACCTCCTCGACCCGAACATCCGCGAGCAGTTCTTCCGGTGGATCGACCGCGACCCGAGCGAGATAATCACCGTCTTCGACGAGGCGCACAACATCGAGGACGCCGCGCGCGACCACGCCACCCGGACGCTGACCGAGAACACCCTCGACGCCGCGCTCGACGAGCTGGCCGACAGCGACGACTCCCGCGCGGAGCCCGCGGAGAACGTCCTCCGCGCCTTCCGCGACGCCCTCGTCGAGACCTACGAGGACGGGCTCGGGTTCGGCGGGGTCGACGAGAACTGGGAGGACGTCTCGATCGCCAACGACGACCGCCGCGACGACCTCACGCTGGCGTTCCTCCGCAACTACGAGGGGCGGGGGATAGACACCGAGGCCGAGCTCGCCGTCCAGCTCGGCCAGGCGATAGACGAGGAGTACGAGCGCCGCTACCGCGACGGGGAGGCGACGACCCGCTCGGAGTCGCAGACGCTCGCGGCCGCCCGGTTCGTCGCGACGTGGATGGACGAGGGCGCGGAGTTCGGCCAGTACCCGGTGGTCTCCGTCCGGCGCGACGCGGGCACCGACGAGGTGTACGGGCGCGCGGAGCTGTACACCTGTATCCCGCGGAACGTCACCGGCGAGCTGTTCGACGAGGTGGCCGCCTCGGTCCTGATGAGCGCGACGCTGCGCCCGTTCGACGTGACCGAGGACGTGCTGGGGCTGGAGGACGCCGCGTCGATGGCCTACGAGATGGGCTACCCCGAGGCGAACCGCCGGACGTTCGCCGCCGACGTGCCGCCGCTTTTCGCCTCGGACCGCAACGACCCGGAGACCCAGGCGGCGGTGTCGTCGCTGCTCCGCGACGCGATCCGGTTCACCCCGGGCAACACGCTCGCCTTCTTCCCCTCGTACGCGGAGGCCGAGCGCTACCACGAGCGGCTCACCGGCCCGGGCGGCGCGGCGTCCGGCGCCGCCGCCCGGGGCTCCGGCGGGGCGGGCGCGGCCGACCTCGGCCCCGTCTACCTCGACGGCCCGGGCGAGGACGAGGAGCGGCTCCGCAGCGAGTTCGTCGAGAGCGACGGCGCCGCGCTGTTCACGTCGCTGTGGGGGACGCTCGGCGAGGGGGTGAGCTTCGACGGCGACGACGCCCGCACGGTCGTCGTCGTGGGCGTCCCGTACCCGCACCTCTCGGACCGCACCCAGGCCGTTCAGGACGCCTACGACCGGGCGTTCGCGGACCGCGACCGCGCCCGCGACCCGGGGTGGACCTACGCGGTCGAGATCCCGACGATCCGCAAGACCCGACAGGCGCTCGGGCGAGTGATCCGCGGCCCCGACGACTTCGGGGTGCGGATCCTCGCGGACCGCCGCTACACGACCGCCGACATGGGGAAGTACTCGGTCCGGTCCGCGTTCCCGCCCGAGGAGCGCGAGGAGCTGCTCGACGTCGACCCGACGAAGCTGAAGTTCGCGATGCTGAACTTCTACCAGGACCACGACGCCTACGACGGCCAGCCGCCGTCGCCGTGAGTCGGTCGCGGGCGGGGTCCGCCGCCGTACCGCGGTCCTTCGCGAGGACCGCCGCCGACCCTACCCCGGCATCGACGCAATCAGGATCGAGGCCACGAGCAGGAGCCCGCTGAGCAGCGTCGTGACCACGCCGTGGATCAGCGTCATCGCGAGCACCGTCCGCCGCGGCTGCTCGTAGCTCCACCAGAACATCGTCCCGTCGACGAGGAGCGCCGCGAGGAGGATGAGCGCCCCGGAGAGCTCGAACGCGTTCCCGACGACGCTGATCACGGCGGGCAGCGGCCCGACGTAGAGGGCGCGCCGGGGGTCGACGTCGCCGAGGACGTTCCGGGCCGCGATGTGCGCTGTCACGGAGAGGAACAGCGCCAACAGGACGGTCGTCCCGAGCACGGAGACCGGCGTCACCGTCTGTAAGAGCATGGTCGGCCTACGGGGCGACGACTAAAAGTGGTCGCGGAACGCGGCCGCGTCGGTCCCGCTCCCGTCGCGGGGTCGCGGCGTCACCCCAGCAGCCCGAGCCCGTTCAGCTCCTCGACGATCACGTCGACGGCGGCGGCCGCGTCGTCGGCGCTGGTGCCGCCGGTGACGACGACCTTGCCGCTGCCGAACAGCAGCGCGACGACCTCCGGCTCGTCGAGGCGGTAGACGAGCCCGGGGAACTGCTCCGGCTCGTACTCGATGTGCTCTAAGCCGAGGCCGATCGCGATCGCGTTCAGGTTCAGGCTCTCGCCGAGGTCGGCCGAGGTGACGATGTTCTGGACCGTTATCTCCGGGTCCTCGATGGGGATCTGGAGCGCGCGGAGCTCCCCGAACACGGTGTCGAGGCTCTCGTGGACCGCCTCGATCGAGTTCGCCCCCGTACAGACGATCTTCCCCGACCGGAAGATCAGCGCGGCCGATTTCGGGTCCGTGGTCCGGTAGACGAGCCCGGGGAACTGCTCGGGGTCGTAGTCGGCGCCCTCGAGGTCCATCGCGACGCTCTGGAGATCGAGCTCCTGTCCGATCCCCGTTGAGGCGACGACGTTCTCTACGGTGATCGTCTCCTTCGGGTCGGCCGTCATCACTTCGATTCTCGCCCGAGATCACTTAAATGGTGGCCGGCCGGAACCGCCACGCTATTGCCGCCGCCGCGCGGAGCCGTCGGCGTGTACTGGCTCGAACTCGCCGGCGAGACGGACGCCTTCGCGGCCCGCGAGGCCGCCACCGCCGCGACCGGCGTCGACCTCCTCGCGCCGGGCGTCGCGCGCACCGGCGGGATCGACCGCGATCACGCCGGTCGGCTCGCGTACACCCGCGCCGCGCACGAGGCGATCGCGCGGACGGACGCCGACGTCGACGCCGCGGCCGCCGCGCTCCGGGCCGCGTCGCTCGACCGCTCCGGGACCGTGGCGGTCCGCGCCCGCGACGTCCGGGCCACGGCCGGCGTCTCGACGGGGGCGGCCGAGCGCGCGCTCGGCAGCGTCCTCGTCGACCGCGGGTTCGAGGTCGACCTCGACGACCCTGATCACGTCCTCCGCGCGCTGTTCGCGGCCGGCCCGCGCGCCGAGCACGACGCGGTGGCCGGCGCGGACGGCGGCGACGCGGACCTGTGCGCCCTCGGCTGGGTCGCGGTCGAGGCGGCCCGCGACTTCGCGCCGGACCCCACCGACCGCCCCTTCTTCCAGCCGGGGAGCATGGCCCCGGCCGACGCCCGCGCCTACGCCAACCTCGCGGGCGCCGCCCCGGGCCGGACCCTCCTCGACACGATGTGCGGTACCGGCGGCCTCCCGCTGGAGGCCGGCCTCGTCGGCGCCGACGCCGTCGCCTGCGACGCGCAGGCGAAGATGGTCCGCGGCGCGCGGGAGAACCTCCGCGAGTACCTGGGCGAGGCCGGCGGCGACGGGGCCCCCGACTGGCACGTCGCGCGCGGCGACGCGACCGCGCTCCCCCTCCCCGACGACGCCGTCGACGGGGTCGCGTTCGACGCCCCGTACGGCCGGCAGTCGAAGATCGCTCGCCACGAGCTCGCGGACCTCGTCGGTGGCGCGCTCGACGAGGCCGCTCGGGTCGCGCCGCGCGCGGTGCTGGTTGCGGACCGCGACTGGCGCGCCCCCGCCCGCGCCGCCGGCTGGACCGTCGACGCCGCCTTCGAGCGCCGCGTCCACCGCTCGCTGACGCGCCACGTGCTGGTGTTGCGCCGCGGCGACGCGGGGTGATCGGCAGCGAGCGCGGCGGGGATTCCGCCGGACCGAGAGTGAACGACCGATCGGCGGAATCGCTTCTTTCGGAGGCTCGTGCGACAAGTTTCAGTTTCGCCCCGGCGCCGGGCAACGGTTAAGTGCGCGGCCTCTCGTGGTACTCGCATGACCGGGGACGCCGGGGACATGCTCTCGTGGGACGAGTCCGTGTTCCGCGATGAGTCGGTGTTCGAGATCGACCACGTCCCCGAGACGTTCCGCCACCGGGAGAGCCAGCTGGAGAACCTGAAGTACGCGCTCCGCCCCGCGGTCCGCGGCTCCCGCCCCCTCAACACGATGGTCCGCGGCCCGCCCGGCACCGGGAAGACCACCGCGGTCCAGAAGCTGTTCGGCGAGCTGGGCGCCCGGACCGAGGTCCGGACGGTGCGCGTCAACTGCCAGGTCGACTCGACACGCTACGCGGTGTTCTCCCGTCTGTTCGAGGGTATCTTCGAGTACGAGCCGCCCTCCTCCGGCATCTCCTTCAAGAAGCTGTTCGGCCAGATCACCGACCGGCTCGTCGAGGAGGACGAGGTCCTCGTCGTCGCCTTAGACGACGTGAACTACCTCTTCTACGAGAACGAGGCCTCCGACACCCTCTACTCGCTCCTGCGGGCCCACGAGGCCCACTCCGGCGCGAAGATCGGCGTCATCGTCGTCTCCTCGGACCTCGGCCTCGACGTGATCGACGACCTCGACACCCGGGTCCAGTCCGTCTTCCGCCCCGAGGAGGTGTACTTCCCCGTCTACGACGCGACCGAGATCTACGACATCCTCGCGGAGCGCGCCAAGCGCGGCTTCCACGAGGGCGTCATCGGCGACGCCGAGCTGGACCGCGTCGCGGACCTCACCGCCGAGAGCGGCGACCTCCGCGTCGGCATCGACCTCCTGCGCCGGGCCGGGCTCAACGCCGAGATGCGCGCCTCGAAGACGGTCTCCGAGGAGGACGTCGAGGACGCCTACGACAAGTCGAAGCACGTCCACCTCTCGCGGTCGCTCCGCGGCCTCTCCGACTCCGAGCGCGACCTCGTCCGGGTCCTCGCCGAACACGACGGCGAGCGCGCCGGCGCGGTGTACGACGCCTTCAACGACGCGACCGACCTCGGCTACACCCGCTACTCCGAGATCATCAACAAGCTCGACCAGCTCGGCGTGATCGACGCCGAGTACGCCGACGTCGATGGCCGCGGCCGCTCCCGCGAGCTCTCCCTCGCCTATGACGCGGAGGCGGTGCTGGACCGCTTGGAATAGCTCTCCCGCGCCCGCGCCTCGCCACCCCGACGCCTTTTCAACGCCGCCGCACGCAGTCGACCACATGAAGACGAGCGGCGGGAGCGACGCGATGAAGCGGCGCGCCGGCGAGTCGGCGGCCGAGGCGGTGACTGACGGAGACGTGGTCGGCCTAGGGACCGGGTCGACCGCGGCGCACGCCATCCGGCGCCTCGGCGACCGGGTCGACGCCGGCCTCGATATTCGGGGGGTCCCCACCTCCTTCGCGAGCCGCGAACTCGCGGCCGAGGCGGGAATTCCGCTCCTCGACCTCCCGGACGCGGTCGGCCCCGACGGACCGGGGATCGACGTCGCGATCGACGGCGCCGATCAGGTGGCGACGGGCGCGGAGGAGTCTGATTCCCCAGATTCCGGCGGCGCGCTGATCAAGGGGGGCGGCGCGGCCCACGCCCGCGAGAAGCTCGTCGACGCCGCCGCGGACCGCTTCCTCGTCGTCGCGGACCCCTCGAAGGAGTCGCCGCGGCTGGACCGGTCCGTGCCGGTCGAGGTGCTGCCCGCGGGGCGGACCGCGGTCGCGGCGGCGATCCGGGACGCGGGCGGCGAGCCGACGCTGCGCCGCGCGGAGCGGAAGGACGGCCCCATCGTGACGGACAACGGGAACCTCGTGCTGGACTGCGCGTTCGGCGAGATCGCCGACCCGGCCGCCCTGTCGGCGACGCTGTCGGCGGTCCCGGGCGTGGTCGAGCACGGGCTCTTCGTCGGGCTCGCGGACGAGGTTCACGTCGGGACGGAGTCCGGCGTCCGGGTCGACGAGGTCTGAACCGTCGTCGAGCGGCGACGCGGGCGACGGCGCGGTCGCTGGCCGGTCGGCGTTCAAATAAAATGGAACGGAAACGGGTCCGCCTTACAGGTCGCGCGGCTGGACCGTCTTCCGGTCGTTGGCCTCGGCGCGGCGCGCGGCGTCTTCGAGCAGCTCGTCCACTTCGTCGTCCAGCGCGTCGTAGAAGTCCGAAGCGACGTTCTTGTCGTCCAGGGCTTCCTTGACGGCCGCTTTGACAATGAGGTCTGCCATGCGATCGGGCCTACCCGGTGATGGTTAATAAGAGTTCCTGAATTCGCCCGCGAGGGACGCCGTGACGCCGGTTCGCGGGGGGCTGCGAGGATAGTCGCTTATAAGCCTTGTGGGATTCTCGTCCGCGCTCCGCCGCGACGGCGCTCGGAACCGCCTCGGATCCCGAGTCGGTCCGGCCTCGATCGAGTCGCACCCCCGTCGCGTGACGCCCGCGGGCTCGCTCCGCCTCCGGCCGATGTCGGCGCGCGGCGGGCCGGGCCGCGAACCGACAGGTTCGACCGGGGCCGCCGCGCACCACCGTCCATGCGAGAGACGCTGGCGGCGCTCGAAGCGGGCGACATCGGGATCGAGGAGGCGGAGTCGCGGCTCGCGGGCTACGCGACCACGGACGCGGGGCGGTTCGACGCCGCCCGCGAGCGGCGGCGCGGGATCCCCGAGGCGATCCTCGCGGAGGGGAAGACGCCCGCGGAGGTCGCCGCGCTGGCGACCACGGCGCTCGACACCACCGGCCGGGCGCTCGTGACCCGCGCGGACGAGGCCGCCGCGTCCGCGGTCGCCGCGGCTGTCGGCGACGCCGACGCGGACGCGACGGTCGACCGCGACGACCGCGCCGGCACCGTCGTCGTCCACGCCGCCGACTTCGAGCCCCCGTCGCTCGACGCCGCGGTCGCGGTCGTGGCCGCCGGCACCGCGGACGCGGCGGTCGCCGGCGAGGCGGCGGTCGTCGCCCGCGAGGTCGGGGCCGCGGTCGACCGGGTCGACGACGTGGGGGTCGCCAACCTCGACCGGATCCTCGACCAGGTCGACCGGGTCCGCGAGGCCGACGCGGTCGTGGTCGCGGCCGGCCGCGAGGGGGCCCTCCCGACCGTCGTCGCCGGCCTCGTCGACGCCCCCGTGATCGCCGCCCCCGTCTCGACCGGCTACGGGGTCGGCGGCGAGGGAGTCGCGGCGCTGGAGGGGGCGCTCCAGTCGTGCTCCGTGCTCACGACCGTCAACGTCGACGCCGGGTTCGTCGCCGGCGCGCAGGCCGGCCTGATCGCCCGCGCGGTCGACGCGGCCCGGGCCGAGTGAGGGCGCCCGTCTGCCGCGGTCGGCCCCCGAGCGGAGCCCCGGTCGACGGCGCGGATCGCCCCGTCGATGTCCCCCTCGATCGCCGCGGATCGCGGGGGGATTAAACGCGCGAATACCGGAAGTCGACGGGCCCGAGAAAGGGTATTTGTTCGTCCAGTCCCTACCGATCGTGCCGACGCACGTCGGCATCACATGCCACGCTGTGACCACTGCGGGTCGCACGTCTCGGACCGCTTCGCGCGCGTCTTCGCGGACGAGCACGGCGACCTGAACGCGTGCCCGAAGTGCTCCGCGAACGCGGGCATCGCCGAGGTGTCTCGCGAGCGGACGCGAACCGGGGACTGACCGCCGAACCGCCGATGTGAGACCGAGCGCACGGAGAGCGGCGGCTCCGTCCAGTCCCCCTTCCGGGCACATCCGTACCCACTTTGCGCTCGCGCTCGCACAGTCGGCCGTGGCCGACCACTACGTGTACGTGATCGAGTGCGCCGACGGCACCCTCTACACCGGGTACACGACCGACGTCGAGCGCCGCGTCGCCGAGCACGACGCCGGGGAGGGCGCGAAGTACACCCGCGGGCGGACCCCCGTAACGCTGCGTCACGTCGAGTCGTTCGACTCGCGGTCGGCGGCGATGTCGCGGGAGCACGCCGTCAAGTCGCTGTCGCGCGCCGAGAAGGAGCGGCTGATCGACGACGGGTAGGCCCCGTCTCGGAGCTACTCCACGAGGCGTTCGATCTCGGTGACGAGGATACCGGTCGCGCCCACCGAGCGCAGCTCCGAGATGGTCTCGAACACGTCGCGCTCGTCGACGACGGCGTGGACCGCGACCATCCCGTTGCCGTTCTCGTCGGCTTCCACGTCCATCACGGTCGGGCCCCCGAGCCCGGGGATCACGTCCTTCACCGCGTCGAGCCGCGCCTTGGGCGCGTTCATCATCAGGTAGCGGCGGCCGTCCGCCGCGAGGACCGACTCGAAGGCAGTCAGTACCTGCTCGACCTTCGGGTCGTCGACCACGTCCGGCCGGGCGAACAGGCGCACCGAGGAGTCGAGCACGTCGTCGATCACGGCCAAGCGGTTCACCTTCAGCGTCGTCCCCGTCGAGGTGATGTCGACGATGGCGTCGGCCATGTCGACGTGCGGCGTGAGTTCGGTCGCGCCCGTCACGGTGACCACGTCGGCGTCGACGCCCACGCGGTCGAGGTACGCCTCCGTGACGCTCGGGAACTCGGTGGCGACCGTCCGCCCGGCGAGGTCCTCGACGGCCGCCACGTCGCCGTCCTCCGGCGCCGCGAGGACGAGCTTACAGGAGCCGTACCCCAAGTCGAGCAGGTCGACGAGGTCGCCGTCGGCCGCCTCGTCCGCGGAATCGACGACGCCGCCCGACTCGGCCGCCTGGTCGAGGCCGGTGACGCCGAGGTCGGCGGCGCCGTCGCGGACGTACTCCGGGATGTCGGCCGCCCGCGCGAACAGCACCGTCACGTCCTCGTCGACGGTGTCGGCGTACAGCTGGCGGTCGGCGGTCTCCTCGACGTGGAGCCCCGCGCGCTCCAACAGCGAGAGCGTCGGCTCGTGTAGGCGGCCCTTGTTGGGGACGGCGATGCGCATACGCGACGACTCGCGGGGACAGGGGGAAACGTTTTCGTCCGGAGCGCGAGGCGGGTGTCGACGCGGGACTGTTTATAAACAAACGCCGTGGCGCGTGCCTCCGAGCGCCCGCAGGGCGTGAGGAGCACGCGCGAGGGAGTCGCTGGCGCCGACGGCGCCAGCGACGAGGCTGGGGAGGCGTGAGGTGCGGTGCTGTGTGGGGCGGGACTCAAAGGGGCAGCCGCGGGGGCCGCGTAGACGAAGTAAGCACCGCAACGAGGGAGCGAACGGAGTGAGCGACCGAGTGAGGAGCATAGCGAGTGTACGCGGCCCCCGCGGCTGGGGCTTTGGAGGTGTTCGCGGCCGGTCCGTGAGTGGCCGTTTGTGAGCGAGCGACCGGCCCTTTGGGGTGTTTGCCGTCGATCTACAATCGATTATTCACAGGCGAACCGCCGGTCGTGTCGAACCTCCTTCTGACCATCAAGTACGCGACGGGGAGACAGCCGGCGAACGCGACCGGCCAGACGGTCAGCTGCGAGATCGGGTCGGGCGGCGAGACGAGGCTCCCGACGACCAGCCCCGCGGGACCGGCGACGGCGACGATCGCGGTGGCCTCCTCCCACCGCGACGCCGGGTACCGTCGGGAGCGCCCGCGGCGCCACCACAGCATGTAGTACAACAGTACGATCCCCGAGACCGGGGCGAGGACGCCCCAGAACCCCGGGTGGTCGCTTCCGCGGGCGTGCGAGTCGAAGTTGACCCACGCGCCGATCGCGACCCAGACGAGCAGGAAGCAGAGGACGCCGACGGCGACGGCGGGCGTGAGTTGGAGGGACACGCCTCCGTGTGCGTCCGGGCGACAGGTAGGTCTTTTCGCCGAATCCGAGACGCTCCGTCGCGGTCGCGTCGTCGCCGTCGTCCCCGTGGCCGCGCCGCTCAAGTGTATCGCCGCCCAACGACGCGTATCGTGAGCGACGCCGACTCCCCCCTCTCGGAGGACCGCCCGACCGTCGACCGCCCGCTCCGCGTCGACGCCCCGTTCGAGCCCGCGGGCGACCAGCCCGAGGCCATCGAGGGGCTGGTCGAGGGGTTCGAGTCGGGCGCCGACAAGCAGACGCTGCTCGGCGTGACGGGGTCCGGGAAGACGAACACCGTCTCGTGGGTCGCCGAGGAGCTCGATCAGCCGACGCTCGTCCTCGCCCACAACAAGACGCTCGCGGCCCAGCTGTACGAGGAATTCCGCGAGCTGTTCCCGGACAACGCCGTCGAGTACTTCGTCTCCTACTACGACTACTACCAGCCGGAGGCGTACGTCGAGCAGACGGACACGTTCATCGACAAGGAGATGTCGATCAACGAGGAGATCGACCGCCTCCGCCACTCCGCGACGCGCTCGCTGCTCACCAGGGACGACGTGATCGTCGTCGCGAGCGTCTCGGCCATCTACGGGCTCGGGGACCCGCAGAACTACCGCGACATGGCGCTGCGGTTGGAGGTCGGCGAGCGGATCGGCCGCGAGGAGCTGCTCACCCGGCTCGTCGACCTGAACTACGAGCGCAACGACGTGGACTTCACGCAGGGCACGTTCCGCGTTCGCGGCGACACCGTCGAGATCTACCCGATGTACGGCCGGTACGCGGTCCGGGTCGAGCTGTGGGGCGACGAGATCGACCGGATGATCAAGGTCGACCCGATGCACGGCGAGGTCGTGAGCGAGGAGCCGGCGGTGATGCTCCACCCGGCGGAGCACTACTCGATCCCGGACGACAAGCTGGAGCAGGCGATCGCCGAGATCGAGGACCTGATGGAGAAGCGGGTCAGCTACTTCGAGCGGCAGGGCGACCTCGTGGCGGCCCAGCGCATCGAGGAGCGTACCACCTTCGATATCGAGATGCTGCGGGAGGCGGGCTACTGCTCCGGGATCGAGAACTACTCGGTCCACATGGACGACCGCGAGTCGGGCGACGCCCCGTACACCCTGCTCGATTACTTCCCCGACGACTTCCTCACCGTCGTCGACGAGTCCCACCAGACGATCCCCCAGATCAAAGGGCAGTACGAGGGCGACAAGTCGCGGAAGGACTCGCTGGTCGAGAACGGGTTCCGGCTCCCGACCGCGTACGACAACCGCCCCCTGACGTTCGAGGAGTTCGAGGAGAAGACGGACCGAACCCTCTACGTCTCGGCGACGCCCGGCGACTACGAGCGCGAGACCTCGGATCAGATCGTCGAGCAGATCGTCCGCCCGACCCACCTCGTCGACCCGAAGGTGGAGGTGACCGACGCGACGGGGCAGGTCGACGACCTCCTCGACCGCGTCGACGACCGGATCGAGCGCGACGA includes the following:
- a CDS encoding ORC1-type DNA replication protein, whose protein sequence is MTGDAGDMLSWDESVFRDESVFEIDHVPETFRHRESQLENLKYALRPAVRGSRPLNTMVRGPPGTGKTTAVQKLFGELGARTEVRTVRVNCQVDSTRYAVFSRLFEGIFEYEPPSSGISFKKLFGQITDRLVEEDEVLVVALDDVNYLFYENEASDTLYSLLRAHEAHSGAKIGVIVVSSDLGLDVIDDLDTRVQSVFRPEEVYFPVYDATEIYDILAERAKRGFHEGVIGDAELDRVADLTAESGDLRVGIDLLRRAGLNAEMRASKTVSEEDVEDAYDKSKHVHLSRSLRGLSDSERDLVRVLAEHDGERAGAVYDAFNDATDLGYTRYSEIINKLDQLGVIDAEYADVDGRGRSRELSLAYDAEAVLDRLE
- a CDS encoding ATP-dependent DNA helicase, whose protein sequence is MSESPHLRFFPYEEPYPNQREAMDRVANALDRGQDVLFEGAPGTGKTLSALVPALEHAREHDRTVVITTNVHQQMRQFVEDARAITREEPIRAVVFKGKSSMCHIDVDYQECQTLRDTTREMVETESDVRELESRQRELLAESREGDAGAAEAREAIMDELDELEAELDEYEAANVCEHYRNNLTRDTDEFFGWLFEDVRTPEDVYAYADERELCGYELLKEGMEGVDLVVCNYHHLLDPNIREQFFRWIDRDPSEIITVFDEAHNIEDAARDHATRTLTENTLDAALDELADSDDSRAEPAENVLRAFRDALVETYEDGLGFGGVDENWEDVSIANDDRRDDLTLAFLRNYEGRGIDTEAELAVQLGQAIDEEYERRYRDGEATTRSESQTLAAARFVATWMDEGAEFGQYPVVSVRRDAGTDEVYGRAELYTCIPRNVTGELFDEVAASVLMSATLRPFDVTEDVLGLEDAASMAYEMGYPEANRRTFAADVPPLFASDRNDPETQAAVSSLLRDAIRFTPGNTLAFFPSYAEAERYHERLTGPGGAASGAAARGSGGAGAADLGPVYLDGPGEDEERLRSEFVESDGAALFTSLWGTLGEGVSFDGDDARTVVVVGVPYPHLSDRTQAVQDAYDRAFADRDRARDPGWTYAVEIPTIRKTRQALGRVIRGPDDFGVRILADRRYTTADMGKYSVRSAFPPEEREELLDVDPTKLKFAMLNFYQDHDAYDGQPPSP
- a CDS encoding histidine kinase — translated: MATETATATDVPTETGHWQAGVTGGIVGALVFGAMMSILTPGVLEMGIPAMYGIAGPAGALGWVIHVSHGAIIGLGFVAITSLRPALGDSIGTGVGAGAGYGLVVWVALAVVVMPIWLGAVGFAGAPPLPNIGVESLVGHVVYGAVLGGVYSAMAN
- a CDS encoding DUF7473 family protein, whose protein sequence is MLLQTVTPVSVLGTTVLLALFLSVTAHIAARNVLGDVDPRRALYVGPLPAVISVVGNAFELSGALILLAALLVDGTMFWWSYEQPRRTVLAMTLIHGVVTTLLSGLLLVASILIASMPG
- a CDS encoding methyltransferase domain-containing protein, encoding MYWLELAGETDAFAAREAATAATGVDLLAPGVARTGGIDRDHAGRLAYTRAAHEAIARTDADVDAAAAALRAASLDRSGTVAVRARDVRATAGVSTGAAERALGSVLVDRGFEVDLDDPDHVLRALFAAGPRAEHDAVAGADGGDADLCALGWVAVEAARDFAPDPTDRPFFQPGSMAPADARAYANLAGAAPGRTLLDTMCGTGGLPLEAGLVGADAVACDAQAKMVRGARENLREYLGEAGGDGAPDWHVARGDATALPLPDDAVDGVAFDAPYGRQSKIARHELADLVGGALDEAARVAPRAVLVADRDWRAPARAAGWTVDAAFERRVHRSLTRHVLVLRRGDAG
- a CDS encoding ACT domain-containing protein, producing MFDEILEKFEGSPSQQAVIRLFLERGFSVNEEGRVVSGGIEIPYTGIARELDVDRRVVDSTTDAILADPELKRIFTNISSVPSLMDLAPVLDLTVLTIEVAAADEAGIVAEVTGILADRGVSIRQVLSEDPEFTDDPKLYVITDADLSGDLLVEIRDLDYVRRVGF
- a CDS encoding TATA-box-binding protein; the encoded protein is MTADPKETITVENVVASTGIGQELDLQSVAMDLEGADYDPEQFPGLVYRTTDPKSAALIFRSGKIVCTGANSIEAVHESLDTVFGELRALQIPIEDPEITVQNIVTSADLGESLNLNAIAIGLGLEHIEYEPEQFPGLVYRLDEPEVVALLFGSGKVVVTGGTSADDAAAAVDVIVEELNGLGLLG
- the rpiA gene encoding ribose-5-phosphate isomerase RpiA; its protein translation is MKTSGGSDAMKRRAGESAAEAVTDGDVVGLGTGSTAAHAIRRLGDRVDAGLDIRGVPTSFASRELAAEAGIPLLDLPDAVGPDGPGIDVAIDGADQVATGAEESDSPDSGGALIKGGGAAHAREKLVDAAADRFLVVADPSKESPRLDRSVPVEVLPAGRTAVAAAIRDAGGEPTLRRAERKDGPIVTDNGNLVLDCAFGEIADPAALSATLSAVPGVVEHGLFVGLADEVHVGTESGVRVDEV